From a single Paramisgurnus dabryanus chromosome 17, PD_genome_1.1, whole genome shotgun sequence genomic region:
- the LOC135764961 gene encoding P2X purinoceptor 7-like, with the protein MAQPTPSGSRSATPGRGRGRGRGRGAAIPLDSVDMQRVQMLRAERLTSEQDRIQSLSLQESHQLLQRCLTRDPSLLFDIMATQDTPAAAPTPIPGHPTWCVCLHCREMPTDIESKCCGQRSNSCISTLPHFDMYILDEGVLRLSRRVWNDIRAVQDAPEPGESNKQFRHAAYRQYVVWQYGFLGPGHRVVIPSCCVCKIREHYPDPHGQYTGFVSSRV; encoded by the exons ATGGCTCAACCAACTCCCTCAGGCTCTCG TTCTGCTACTCCTGGAAGAGGACGAGGACGTGGCAGGGGTCGGGGTGCTGCCATTCCGTTAGACAGTGTTGATATGCAGCGAGTCCAGATGTTGCGGGCTGAACGACTCACGTCAGAGCAA GACAGGATCCAGAGTCTTAGTCTTCAGGAGTCACATCAGCTCCTGCAGAGATGCCTTACCAGGGACCCCAGTCTCTTATTCGACATCATGGCCACACAGGACACCCCTGCAGCAGCCCCCACTCCTATCCCGGGTCATCCTACCtggtgtgtgtgtctgcatTGCAGAGAAATGCCAACAGACATAGAAAGCAAGTGTTGTGGACAACGTTCGAACAGTTGCATTTCCACCCTACCCCATTTTGATATGTATATTTTGGATGAAGGGGTCCTTAGATTATCAAGGAGGGTCTGGAATGACATAAGGGCTGTCCAGGATGCCCCAGAACCTGGTGAAAGCAATAAACAGTTCCGACATGCTGCCTACCGGCAATATGTGGTTTGGCAATATGGGTTCCTTGGCCCAGGACACAGGGTTGTCATACCAAGCTGCTGTGTGTGTAAGATCAGAGAGCATTACCCAGATCCACATGGTCAGTATACCGGGTTTGTATCTAGTAGAGTTTAG